In a genomic window of Helianthus annuus cultivar XRQ/B chromosome 10, HanXRQr2.0-SUNRISE, whole genome shotgun sequence:
- the LOC110886811 gene encoding uncharacterized protein LOC110886811 gives MENRPNSTTVGFTLLPSELIHFIILRLALPDIFHLKSVNKFITSVISDQDFLRDYNLRSSSSTWLFVYKKRWHRDPVVIHGFTRSSERWFKVMIGDILKPVIPPGEDLYFLTASGNFFLFALNCSREVVSVNPMTKKVQKVPHSPLGPRGTSSWRRSGIKLLAGPPGSGRFRFLFAEMVGNSPTLFEYDSRTNEWKSTVARESVVSPNMSPSRIENRDGDRIFLSASNGPRRSVVISVGPDMNEPVVVQPVFSGVVEDGELAVGFSWGSVINRLHIYGDGRMLIVRSGPDSLDDANQGIRVVKGVELWGLGPNGRQWAFVSRVPNGLIDEIKKPYGVMMGCLEEREGTIGAILMSNFEGVWDIIWLSFDIEKSKWALDPLPEFKMQGSNMAGVTFSSGLTIC, from the coding sequence ATGGAAAACCGGCCAAACTCCACCACCGTCGGTTTCACTCTCCTCCCATCGGAGCTCATCCACTTCATAATCCTCCGCCTAGCTTTACCGGACATCTTCCACTTAAAATCCGTCAACAAATTCATCACCTCCGTGATCTCCGATCAAGATTTTCTCCGTGATTACAATCTCCGATCAAGCTCCTCCACGTGGCTCTTTGTCTACAAGAAAAGATGGCACCGTGATCCGGTTGTGATCCATGGCTTTACACGCTCATCTGAACGGTGGTTTAAGGTGATGATCGGAGATATATTGAAACCGGTGATTCCTCCCGGTGAAGATCTTTATTTCTTGACGGCCTCCGGCAACTTTTTCCTTTTCGCTTTGAATTGTAGCCGGGAAGTTGTTTCCGTTAATCCCATGACTAAAAAAGTCCAAAAGGTTCCACATAGCCCATTGGGCCCACGTGGCACGTCGTCGTGGAGGCGGTCCGGGATTAAGTTGCTAGCGGGCCCACCGGGTTCGGGCCGGTTTCGGTTTTTGTTTGCGGAGATGGTTGGTAATAGCCCGACTTTGTTCGAGTATGATTCGAGGACTAACGAGTGGAAGTCAACCGTTGCGAGGGAGAGTGTTGTGAGCCCGAATATGAGCCCGTCACGTATCGAGAATAGAGATGGGGATAGGATATTTTTAAGTGCGTCGAATGGGCCGAGGAGAAGTGTTGTGATTTCTGTTGGGCCGGATATGAATGAGCCCGTTGTTGTGCAACCGGTGTTTTCGGGTGTTGTTGAGGATGGGGAGTTGGCGGTTGGGTTTAGTTGGGGAAGCGTGATTAATCGGTTACATATTTATGGTGACGGGCGGATGTTGATTGTTCGGTCTGGGCCCGATAGCTTGGACGACGCGAATCAAGGAATTAGGGTTGTGAAAGGTGTGGAGTTGTGGGGGTTGGGCCCAAATGGAAGGCAATGGGCCTTTGTTTCAAGGGTTCCAAATGGGCTAATTGATGAGATTAAGAAGCCTTATGGGGTTATGATGGGTTGTTTGGAAGAAAGAGAAGGGACAATTGGGGCCATTTTGATGTCAAATTTTGAGGGTGTTTGGGATATTATTTGGCTTAGTTTTGACATAGAAAAGTCAAAATGGGCTTTGGACCCACTTCCTGAGTTTAAGATGCAGGGCTCAAACATGGCTGGGGTCACTTTTTCTTCTGGGCTCACCATTTGTTAG